The Methanosarcina acetivorans C2A genome includes the window GAACATGCCGGTGAAAGGAGCGTACGCAGTAGCCTCTTCAGGCGTGGTCCCGTAACCTGTCAGGGAATAAGCCAGTTCATCGCATTCCTCATTGATGAAGATCTGCTTTCGGGTTTCATTATCGTTTCCGTAGACCACAACAAGAGTGCTCGGATACAGTGCGTTTTTGTTTTCACCAACAGGTGTCATGACAAGGCTGTTTCCTGCAGAGCTAAACTTGTCGGTTACATCGTAGACACAGAGCCCGTATTCATAATCAGCATATGCTCCAAAATTGCTCCAGTCTCTGTAGATGGTTCCATTTCCTGTTGAGATGTTTCCGTTATCAAGGGCGTTTCCGTTGAAGTTAATATTCAACCACGGATATCCACCGGGCGTCTGGTCCCAGTTGTAGGCAACATAGAGGAAGGCCTTTTCTATGGTGGAGCCGTCCGGGACCGGAAGGTCACTTGCAGTCCAGGTTTCGGTCCTGCTCTCCCATCCTACGGGTTGGTAAGCAGAATCAGGCTGCGTGGAATACAAAAGGTTCCCCTGGAGATCAAAGGTATGCATGGTAGTGATATTGCTTCCGCCTTCCCAGTAGATGCCTTTGCCCTTATACCCATTGTACCTGAGAGGTTTAGCCGAACTGCTCTTGTTGTTGTTTGTCTCATCCGTTTCAGCGATAAGGTTGTCCGGGTCGACAACGGCAGTGTAGGTCACGGTGCCGCCTTCAAGGTCACGGATAGTGGGGTCGATCAGGGTTACAGTAGTCGTTGCATCGCCAGCAAGGGACGCAATCGTTGTCGTATCTACGGGAACTGTTCCACTGGATACGTCGCTTGCATACACAGCTATCGAAATATTACTAAGGGTAGCAGTTCCTGTGTTTTGGACATTGAGAACTTTCACAGGATTTGTTTCCCTGGCAAAGACCGCAGAAGCCGGAACGGTGTTGACAATTCCTGAGATGCTAAGGTCGTTCGTTGCCACTTGACCCGCTTGAGTTACGGTTATGTAATCTGTCTTCAGCTCGGAATCGCTTCCATCTTCATTCGTAACTGTGAGGTTGACAGAATAGGTTCCTTCAGTAGAATAGGTGTGTACCGGGTTCTGTTCCGTAGAGTTTGCTCCATCCCCAAAATCCCAGAGCCACGAAGTGGGGGAATTTGTGGACTGGTCAGTGAAATTCACAGTGAGAGGAGCACTACCATTCGTTACATCCGCAGTGAAAGCAGCAACGGGTTCAGGCACAGGTATTGAGGACTTCGATACAGTTATGTAATCAGTCTTAAGCCCCTCATCGCTTCCGTCTGCATTGGTTACCGTCAGCTTTACGCTGTAGTTACCTTCTGCAGTGTAGGTGTGGACAGGGCTCTGCTCAGTGCTGTTTACACCATCTCCAAAGTCCCAGAACCAAGAGGTCGGTGTGCCTGTGGACTGGTCAGTGAAGTTAACCGTGAGAGGATCAGTGCCGCTTGTTACATCAGCAGTGAAATTGGCAACTGGAGACTCCGATACTGCCGACACTGTGACAAGCACTGTAAGTACATTGTTAGCTTCATCCGATTCAGCTATCCCATTTTCCGAGTCTGCAGTTATTATTAGGCTGTAGTTACCTGCTGCTTCCGGTGTCCATGTGAAGTTTACCAAGGCGCTACTGTCCGATGAAATGCCTGATATGGATTGTGTGTCCACAACTGTGCCGTTTACGGAAAGGGTCGCGTTAAATGTACCTGTATTTCCTGTACCGGAGTTGTTGATGGTGGCAACTATTGTGCAAGGTGTATTTGCAACAATTCCAGATGGTGGGGTAACGGCAGTGGGTATGATATCTGGCTTTGATCCTACCAGAGGGGCGGTGTTTTCATAAGCATATGAATTGCCTGAAGATGCCCAACCTATTAACAGATCATAGTCTCCATCTCCATCTAGGTCGGCAAGGGCTGGTGCCGCATTATTTTTTATCTCAGGCGCATCCCATGTAGTTTTCTTTGCCCACACTGGGCTACTTTTAGTCCCTGTATTCTCGTAGGCATACGTGTAACCGTAAACATTTCCTATTAGCAGGTCATTGTCTCCGTCGCCGTCAAGGTCAGCAATAGCTTGTCTAGAGGTATATCCTACATCAGGCGTATTCCATGTAGTTTTCGTTGTCCACTCTGGGCTGCTTTTATTCCCTGTGTTTTCATATGCATACGAAGTACCATAATATTCACCTATCATCAGGTCGTAGTCTCCGTCTCCATCAAGGTCTGCAGAACATGGAGCTGTATACTTTCCTACATTAGACACATCCCATGTAGTTTTCCTTGACCACACCGGGCTGCTTGCATTTCCTATGTTCTCGTAGGCATAGGTAACACCAGATTTGGCTCCTATCATCAGGTCGTAGTCTCCGTCTCCATCAAGGTCGACAGAACATGGAGTTGCATAATCTCCTATATCAGGCAAATTCCATTCCGATTTTGCCGCCCATACCGGATTGCTTGCATTCCCTGTGTTCTCGTAGGCATACGTAACACCAGCTCTGTCTCCTCTCAGCAGGTCATAGTCTCCATCTCCATCAAGGTCAGCAAAACATGGTATTACGCCGTTTCCAATGTTAATGCTCCATTCAGATTTGGATGTCCATATGGGCCTGAAATCCGAAACTGTGATATATCCTATTTTTGTAGTTGTGTTGGTTCCAGCAATGTTTGTTGCTGTGAGTATCACGGTGTAGGTTCCGGACGCAGAGTATGTGTGTGTGGGATTCTGGCTAGTTGAGCTTGTATCATCACCAAAGTCCCAGACCCATGAAGTTGGAGCATTGGTTGACTGGTCAGTGAAAGAAACAGCGAGTGGCGCACTTCCACTGGTCGGCGTTGCTGTGAAGTTTGCGACAGGCGAAATATAGGCGGTAATATAGTCTGTTTTTTCCTCGCTGTCGTTTCCGGCTACATTGGCAGCTGTGAGTTTGACGGTGTATTTTCCTGCAGCAGTATAGGTGTGTACCGGGTTCTGCTCGGTGCTGCTTGCACTGTCTCCAAAGTCCCAGAGCCACTCAGTCGGTGCGTTAGTGGACATGTCAGTGAATTGCACAGTGAACGGCATATTACCACTGGTATTGTTGGCTGTGAAGTCTGCGACCGGAATGATAGTGGAAGCTGTGATATAACCCACTTTCGCGGTGGAATTGGATCCACCGGCATTGGTAGCAGTGAGGTTGACCGTGTAAGTACCAGGGGTTGAATATGTGTAGGAAGGATTCTGTTCCGTACTGTCAATTATTCCATCGTTTTCGAAGTCCCAGGCCCATGAGGTAGGTGAGTTCGCTGAGAGGTCGGTGAAGTTAACCGTTAGCGGGACATCTCCTGAAGTCTTGTCCGCGCTGAAATTGGCTACGGGGGTGGTAGCTGAAGTGATTCCAACCAGTGATGTAAACTTGTTGTTGCTCTCTTCTGACTCAATTACTATATTCTCTGGATCCACGACCACGGTCAACGAGTAGGCATCGGTGCTGCCGTCAGGCTTCCAGTGGAATTCAACTGTTATACTATCTCCAGCTGCCAGTTCGGAAACCTGTTGAGTGTCCACAACATTACCATTTACCACAAGTGATACATTAAAGGATTGAGAACTCTTGTTGCCAATGTTCTCAATGTTTGCAGTCATAATATTTTCGGTGTCTGCAGACACAAGAAAAGGAGTTAGGTTTACTGGCAGGAGATCCGGAGCTTTATACTCAATTGATAGTGCATGGAATACTGGAGAACAGTAGGAATCTTCTCCTCTTGAAACTAAAACTGTCTGGTTTTCGGTTACAAGAGAAGGTTTTATATTGTCCCACCTGATATAATCGAAGTAGTCACCACTTACCGAATTGGCAGGACTTGAAAGGGATTTTCCGTTAAAATCCTCATAATTATATCCCGTAAGGTGGGTTGAATAAAGACTTGCACTCTGCACATTAGATAGATCCACGGTCCCGTTGAAATATGTGGTAGAATTATCCACTTCATATCCTACGTAATCTCCGTAATGAAGCCAGTCACAGCCTTCTGCAACCCAGCATTCTATCTCTGGCTTACTTTCGTTCTTCAGTACGACTACGAGAGTGCTGCCGTACTGTCTGCCATCGCCCCAGGAAGCCGAGTCTATTGTTGCAGTATTTGTTTCTCCGGGGAGTACGTAGTCTACGACATCGTAGGGTATCCAGGTCACACCCATTTCGGTAGAATAATAGGACGGATTAGTTTCAAATGCATGTCCATTGAATGTGGTGGATATTGATGCTCTGGTATCTGATGAAGCCCAGACTCCTACATAGTACCGTGCAAAAATAACGGTTCCATTAGGTACGTCAAAGTTGTTTGTAGAGTATTTGGAATCCCAGTTTGCCGTGGATGACACATACATCTCACCTCGAATCGTGTCGTGTGCTACTGTGGGTAAAGCCGAGGAAGTGCTGGCAAAAATCAGGATTAACAGTATTGGAAGTATGTAGATGACGTATTTATTGCTAATGTTAATCACCTTTGGGTTGTTCGTCTTGAAAAGGAGGTGAAAGACCCTATCAGGTCGTTTCTACCTGAAAATTGTGTTTTCTCTCTTTCAAAGCTTACATAGTAATTGTGAACTCTCAGAGCTGCCTATGTGCCTATTCAATCGTTTACCGAAATTCTGTGACTCTGTCCAGTCAAATTCTGTATTCTAACAATTATGTTAAGTAGAATAGTCCTGCCAATGTACATTTAATTTCGACCCGCCAAACTTGTCCTCGCAAAGGAGAATGGATGATGTAAAGGCGATCCTGCTGGTCAAAATAGCCAGGGATTGAAAATTAGAATTTGGATCCCGGGAAAAAACAGGACCATTGAATTCTATGACAGCTTGATCCGGATAAAGGGAATCTTTGACCATTAAAGGATAGATCTGCTGCATAAAATTTATTTAAGGTCGGCAATCACATAAGAAGAGTTCACAGTATTCTAACTTTTACCATTTCTTTTTTATTCATATCACATCCCGAACATTTATTCCATTGTTTGAGCCAGCAACGAAATAACCCGTAGCTATCATTTTCAGTAAATTCCGATTGGCTCCAATGAGCCTGAAAATTACCATACACAATTGGAAAATATACGCAGGTTATTTCGTTGCATTTCTCTATAGAGAGATGATCCAAATTTGGAGACTGAGCTCTTAAAGAGAATCATTTCTCAAAACTTTGATATATTAAATAAGAGAAAGTAGACCTTATGTACTTAAATTCATCTAAAAATTATGAATATCAATTCTTTATATATATGATTATTAACACAAACATCTTTGTTCGTAATACTAAACCTGCCGATAATCCATTTTCTTCATATCCTTGCTTTCGTTAAAAATCCGATTCCTTTTTAAAAGGAAATTTACAAAAAAGGTTTCATTTTTTTCAGTTCGAGTTTGGATCCTGTATTGTATCTAAAGATTTCTAGCGTTGTAGAATGGAACAGGATATAGACATGTAAAAAGACCAAAATTTAAGGCAGACTTTGGGTACAAAATCGATAGATTTCAGGCAGAAAATTTCTCAACAAAGAGCCAGTGAGATCTTTTTAAAAAACAAGGTTAATTTCGAGCTGATCCCAAAACTCAAAAATCGCTTCGTTGAATCTCGATATTGGAAGAATCAATCGAGCTATTGATTACAAAAGTAGTTATGAAACTCTTATTGCATGTGGAAATAACATTGTTTTTGGGATAGGCTCTTTATTTATACATAATTATATGATATGAATGTATAAATTCAATACTTCACTAAAAATTTCTCCTCTACCTTCAACTCATTCCCATTTAACCTCAGATATTCCACTATTGTCCTAACCTTTAACTTTCGTCTCGACCATTCAAGGTGGTTCTTCGCTGTTTCGAGTGGATAACTCACATTTATTCCCTAAAAATTAGAGTAGCATCTCTAAAATTTAGAAACATTTATTGGCGAAAATCAAATTCAAAATTGATGGTTCTCTTTTTGACCTATCTACGTTATAACTATGCGATTATTTTCAATCCACACAAAACAGCGAAGAGCCAAAAATTCACCTTATTTTTGAAAAGAGGGGGAGAAATCTAAGATAAGAAATCTTATAAATTAGGTATAAAATATGAAAAATCTCAGGTTGGAAGTAATGTCAATTTTTTAGATACCGTATGTGAAACTAATCTACTGATCTCGAATTTTTGACTTCAAAGCCTCTCAAAATTTGTAATATTACAGAAAAATCGGCACGCTACCTGCTTGCATTTTGCTTTACCAAAACCCGATAAATTTAAGAGAATATAAACATAAAATTCCTACTATAATATTGATTGCTACGAGCTGACCCCTAATTTTCTTCCATTTTTTCTTTATGATATGATTTCCCCAATATGCCATTGAAGTCGACATCATACCTGTCACAAAAGCCACAACGACATCAGGGAGTCCAAAAATCTTACTAAGAATTAACCCAGCTCCTCCAACCACACACACAGGACAGACCATACTACTCCTCTTCATTAATCTATATCTAATTTCTAAAGTGTCTTTTGCCATCTATTTATGAATTATATGCATGACTTCAAAATACTAACTATAGTGATAATCTACCGAAAATACATATTCCATAAAGTTCACAAGTCTCAGTAAACCTAACTTTGGGTGTTTAGCAACCTCTATACTTCAACAGATATGCTTCTCTAATGTGGATTAGCACAATGTGTTATTCTGATGTTATACCGTAAGCTTTTTTATTACATGTCAACACACACTGCTGTCTGATTTTTTCACATATTCCCTTTCATTGAGATATATTATTCCCCTGCTGAAGAAGGGCAAAATTCAAGACTCTTTCAAACACATTTTCATCATCTTCAGAATCACCACTCAACCCAATAATCCTTGCCTGGTTTCTGTCCGTGCTGATTTTTCCATTCTTTTGCATATATACGTATGTTCCATTTTCAATATCCACGATCACAAAGGAGTCAGGAATGGTTTTTGCTCCGAAATATTCTGCAAGTTCTGGATTCTGGTCCACATCCATATATGCGATTGTGGCATTCCCCTGGTATTCTACTGCAAGTTTTTCAAGGATTGGTTTCATAGACCGGCAATCTGGACACCATTTAGATCCCATTCTCATAAAGATCGGGCCTTTTTCGAGAGATGTATTTATCTGCTCCAGCTGGGTTATCTTCACGGGAGTACTTATTCCCTGACTTAACTCAGAGCTTGTAGAATTTCCCCAATTATTATCGATGCAGCCAGCTGTAAAAAAAACAACTGCAAGCAGGATCATTAATAGAACTAATTTTTTCATGCTAGCCATCTACTATTAATGCGATTGATTTTTTAACTGGACCTTGTCAATAAGACAGTCACTCCAAATTACAGTTACCCATCTCACTACTTATTTGGCATGAGGTTAATGATGATGCTTTATATGGGAATAATACGTCAAATTAAATAAATAACCCTAAAAATAAATGAGAGATGAGCAGCCTTATTCGGGCTGTTTCTCCCATCACACTCGTTCTTTTCTCATCTGCGGGTAAAGCCAATTAAGGATTATGAATACACAATGGAAGCAAATGGATTCGTCCAATTCCACACTATATCAGCATAATCACAGATGCAACCATTAGTAGTTTTTACGCAAAATTTAAAAGGATTTGTGCTGTAGCAGTGGCATCCATTATTATGACATTCCTGCAAGTAAAGAATGACATTTGCTGCTTGCATCTGTTTGTCGGTGTAAGTGTAGTCATTATTGGGTAGCCCATTTCGTATCCCCACAGAATTGTCGCCATTCTCAATGTAGCTGGTGATATCTTTTACATTATAGGAGAAATTGCCATCTCTTGGGTTCCCATCCCATAATCCAGTCGCTATAGGCTGATCATTAAAATAGAGCGTATTGTTTTCTGTATTTCCAGCCGGGATCGCGGTAATTAGACTTGCATGACTCATATCGCTAGTGTTCACACCTGAAATATTCACATAACTCGTTGCTAGTGCCGGAGTTACGGTCGAATTGAGATATGTCATATCACATCCATCAAAAATCCAGTATGTAGTTTCACAGTCACTCGTAAAATTGGTGAGTGTTAAAAGCCCTACCGCTTGAATATTGAATGACTGGTTCTTATCAGAACCATACGCGTTGGTTATGTTCACAATATTCTCTGGAAGTGATGGGATGATTTCTGAAGTGACATTATAACAATCGGTTCCACTAGGATAATCCCAATTACCATAGCCCTTACGGTCATAGGATCTGTTCTCTAATGTTAGTTGCACATCATTGAAGGTTACATTCATAATAGGGAGAACTCCCGTGTCATATGAAGAATTAGGATCAGTGTCATTAAAACTCCATGTCCAGTACACATACAGTCTTCCAATAACTACGCTCACATTTG containing:
- a CDS encoding thioredoxin family protein, with amino-acid sequence MKKLVLLMILLAVVFFTAGCIDNNWGNSTSSELSQGISTPVKITQLEQINTSLEKGPIFMRMGSKWCPDCRSMKPILEKLAVEYQGNATIAYMDVDQNPELAEYFGAKTIPDSFVIVDIENGTYVYMQKNGKISTDRNQARIIGLSGDSEDDENVFERVLNFALLQQGNNISQ
- a CDS encoding DUF3344 domain-containing protein, with product MDFEEHIIMIRKPDISLRIGMFMLVLCVALVLTVLPAAASYYADNPLTEYAHGTITGNINYTYGDSYYSPKMWSNDNYVYTTRLPQAVADDSNVSVVIGRLYVYWTWSFNDTDPNSSYDTGVLPIMNVTFNDVQLTLENRSYDRKGYGNWDYPSGTDCYNVTSEIIPSLPENIVNITNAYGSDKNQSFNIQAVGLLTLTNFTSDCETTYWIFDGCDMTYLNSTVTPALATSYVNISGVNTSDMSHASLITAIPAGNTENNTLYFNDQPIATGLWDGNPRDGNFSYNVKDITSYIENGDNSVGIRNGLPNNDYTYTDKQMQAANVILYLQECHNNGCHCYSTNPFKFCVKTTNGCICDYADIVWNWTNPFASIVYS
- a CDS encoding PKD domain-containing protein — encoded protein: MINISNKYVIYILPILLILIFASTSSALPTVAHDTIRGEMYVSSTANWDSKYSTNNFDVPNGTVIFARYYVGVWASSDTRASISTTFNGHAFETNPSYYSTEMGVTWIPYDVVDYVLPGETNTATIDSASWGDGRQYGSTLVVVLKNESKPEIECWVAEGCDWLHYGDYVGYEVDNSTTYFNGTVDLSNVQSASLYSTHLTGYNYEDFNGKSLSSPANSVSGDYFDYIRWDNIKPSLVTENQTVLVSRGEDSYCSPVFHALSIEYKAPDLLPVNLTPFLVSADTENIMTANIENIGNKSSQSFNVSLVVNGNVVDTQQVSELAAGDSITVEFHWKPDGSTDAYSLTVVVDPENIVIESEESNNKFTSLVGITSATTPVANFSADKTSGDVPLTVNFTDLSANSPTSWAWDFENDGIIDSTEQNPSYTYSTPGTYTVNLTATNAGGSNSTAKVGYITASTIIPVADFTANNTSGNMPFTVQFTDMSTNAPTEWLWDFGDSASSTEQNPVHTYTAAGKYTVKLTAANVAGNDSEEKTDYITAYISPVANFTATPTSGSAPLAVSFTDQSTNAPTSWVWDFGDDTSSTSQNPTHTYSASGTYTVILTATNIAGTNTTTKIGYITVSDFRPIWTSKSEWSINIGNGVIPCFADLDGDGDYDLLRGDRAGVTYAYENTGNASNPVWAAKSEWNLPDIGDYATPCSVDLDGDGDYDLMIGAKSGVTYAYENIGNASSPVWSRKTTWDVSNVGKYTAPCSADLDGDGDYDLMIGEYYGTSYAYENTGNKSSPEWTTKTTWNTPDVGYTSRQAIADLDGDGDNDLLIGNVYGYTYAYENTGTKSSPVWAKKTTWDAPEIKNNAAPALADLDGDGDYDLLIGWASSGNSYAYENTAPLVGSKPDIIPTAVTPPSGIVANTPCTIVATINNSGTGNTGTFNATLSVNGTVVDTQSISGISSDSSALVNFTWTPEAAGNYSLIITADSENGIAESDEANNVLTVLVTVSAVSESPVANFTADVTSGTDPLTVNFTDQSTGTPTSWFWDFGDGVNSTEQSPVHTYTAEGNYSVKLTVTNADGSDEGLKTDYITVSKSSIPVPEPVAAFTADVTNGSAPLTVNFTDQSTNSPTSWLWDFGDGANSTEQNPVHTYSTEGTYSVNLTVTNEDGSDSELKTDYITVTQAGQVATNDLSISGIVNTVPASAVFARETNPVKVLNVQNTGTATLSNISIAVYASDVSSGTVPVDTTTIASLAGDATTTVTLIDPTIRDLEGGTVTYTAVVDPDNLIAETDETNNNKSSSAKPLRYNGYKGKGIYWEGGSNITTMHTFDLQGNLLYSTQPDSAYQPVGWESRTETWTASDLPVPDGSTIEKAFLYVAYNWDQTPGGYPWLNINFNGNALDNGNISTGNGTIYRDWSNFGAYADYEYGLCVYDVTDKFSSAGNSLVMTPVGENKNALYPSTLVVVYGNDNETRKQIFINEECDELAYSLTGYGTTPEEATAYAPFTGMFIDVEKVQNATLYSFAGSAGPEEGNLLFNGNIVATNAWQGSSNSGSPLVFDVKSYLNEAGNEAGIQGTASGGMDALQQILVVEYPEETVAAPVANFSANVTEGEAPLPVQFTDQSTGTPTSWFWDFGDGANSTEQNPVHTYSAAGNYTVNLTVENAAGTDFEVKSDYIEVTEASGSTVTLYFDPASSSVSENESTEINLVASNFPAGLSGYNLTVSIDDPAIAEIVDIEYPSWALITQNSTLPGTSIYMKTVDLEDSVKEGAADVVLATIKVSGKEKGSANLSIGVKRLEEDSGDPIEPALLTGTIEVTLLSPLPDQEYAPKDLDGDGLYEDLTGNGEFSFVDIVAYFHNMDWIEENMPVEYFDFNGNGRIDFDDVVDMFAMI